The Oryza sativa Japonica Group chromosome 11, ASM3414082v1 DNA window TTAATGGCAACAAGTCCTAACATAGTTGAGTACTGGCCTTTAGCCAAGACTTTAATACTAAGACTTTAGTATTCATCTGAATATGCATACTACTGAAGAGATTTAACCTTGTCATTTTTCTAATGCTTTTCAGAACTCCACAAGAAGGAGACCTGTGAGGCTGTTACCATTATTGAGACACCTCCTATTGTCGTTGTTGGACTTGTGGCCTATGTGAAGACTCCACGTGGCTTACGCAGTCTCAACTCTGTCTGGGCTCAGCATCTTAGTGAAGAAGTAAGGAGAAGGTTCTACAAGAACTGGTGCAAGAGCAAGAAGAAGGCTTTCACCAAGTATGCTCTCAAGTATGATAGCGATGCCGGCAAGAAGGAAATCCAAATGCAGCttgagaagatgaagaagtATGCTTCTGTTGTCCGTGTGATCGTGCACACTCAGGTCAGTAACCTACTGTTATTTTACTATCTTGTATTTTGAGCCCTTCTATTCAGTTAATTGGATGGTAACCATGTGCTGTAAATTGTTTGTTCATTCTCATTCTAAATCTTTATGTGCTTCAGATTAGGAAAATGAAGGGCTTGAAGCAGAAGAAGGCTCACCTCATGGAGATCCAGATCAATGGTGGTACCATTGCCGATAAGGTGGACTATGGATACAAGTTCTTTGAGAAGGAGATCCCAGTTGATGCTGTGTTCCAGAAGGACGAGATGATTGACATCATTGGTGTCACCAAGGGTAAGGGTTATGAAGGTGTTGTCACGCGTTGGGGTGTCACTCGCCTTCCCCGCAAGACCCACAGGGGTCTCCGCAAGGTCGCCTGTATCGGTGCCTGGCATCCTGCTAGGGTTTCCTATACTGTTGCTCGCGCTGGTCAGAATGGGTACCACCACCGCACTGAGATGAATAAGAAGGTTTACAAGATCGGCAAGTCTGGCCAGGAAAGCCATGCTGCCTGCACTGAATTTGACAGGTACCAATTCGTCTACCAGATATTACACCAGCACTCCATGATTGCAAATCTGTCTTCTGTTTGATATGCTATTGCATCTGTTTGCGAGCGAAACTTAAACGATATTGTGCTTGCTCTTGCGCTCAGGACTGAGAAGGACATCACTCCCATGGGTGGCTTCCCTCACTACGGTGTTGTGAAGGGCGACTACCTCATGATCAAGGGTTGCTGTGTTGGCCCCAAGAAGAGGGTCGTCACCCTCCGCCAGTCCCTGCTCAAGCAGACCTCTCGTTTGGCGCTCGAGGAGATCAAGCTCAAGTTCATCGACACCTCGTCCAAGTTCGGGCACGGTCGCTTCCAGACCACCGACGAGAAACAGAGGTTCTTCGGCAAGCTCAAGGCTTAGTTTGTGCGGTTCCTCAGCAAAGTCAGAATTTGTCAAAACGATCATCACTACTCTATACTTGGTTCTCTTCTCTTGATATTTTCTGGGGTATTAAGTTTTGTAGCAGATGTTTCAGGACCTGTTGATCTATGAATTTGTGCTCCCTTCTGCTGTCCCTACCTTAACTCTGTTGAACCCTATGGATTAAATCTCGTAATGCGGTTTTGCTAGTTGCTTGTTGTCGATTTTGGCGTCATTGCTGTTTTGTTCCAAGAAAGCACTGTACTTAATGTTATGTAGGTCAGTAGGTGTGTATTTTTGCGTAAGGAAATTTGCGCACCGTCAGATGTGCCTCTAAAAACCGTATTTCtgccgagtttagtttcaaacttttaatttttacatcacattaaaattttcttacacaaacttttgattttttcatcacaatgtttcaatttcaaccaaactttcaacttttttatcacatcaaaattttcttacacacaaacttctgacttttttatcacaacgttccaatttcaactaaacttctaaTGACGGGAACTAAACGCACCCTCAGTCATCAGGTTTCATCGGTTCCCATATTTTGTGATattggaaaataaaaataatttatattcaAAATTCTTAGCGATTTAGAAGacaattttataaaaataaaatatcttaAAGTTAACTGTAAAATTTAAATCTAAACCTTAGAATTTTTAATCTCACTCCAAGTAAAAACAGTGAAAAATCTGATGTGACCACTGCACAGTGGAACACTCCAAGTGGCAAAATTACCTCGACACGTGTCGCGCAGTAGCACGGCACAAGAGTACAAGACAACACAACCAGGCTCACTGACAACTGTGGCCCACAGTCTACCCACGGCGGCAGTGAAAAACCGGGGCCCCTTATCCTCGAACCAGGCGCCCTATCCCACCCGCTGCCACCAAAACCCTCCCCGCGCCCGGTCCATGGACCAACCCCAATCCGCACCACCCATCCCCCCAAACCAACGCGCAGGATCTCCCCACGTGGCGCGGCCCACGTGCGCCGCGCCCAGGTGGGAGCCCCACGCGGAGAGCCGTAACCCCACGCCACGTACGGGATACGGGAACGCGCCCCGGTCTCCTCTGCATTGCAACCACCTGAAAactcctctcctttttttctttttttttctcttctctctccgccTCGCAGAGTCGCAGCGGAGGAGTTGCATAGacgaagcggaggaggaggcagcgaggcgaggcgagcccAATCGGAAGGTGCGATtcgttcctctcctcctcgattTGGTTGGGCTCGCGTCGCtgactcggcggcggcggcggtggaggtggtggtggtggatttgGGAGGTGGGGGGAGTTGACGGTTTAGGGCTCGATTTGGTGGTTTTGTGGTTGTGGTCCCCCTTCCCGTGGTTTCGTGCGCGTCGGCGGTGCTGGACTCGCCGGTGCTTTGGTCGGTGGTGGCGGGACTGCGAGGtgtagggggggggggggtttgggTGGGTTTTCGGTTGCTCTGCGCGTTGCCGCGGCATGTAGCTGTGTTTGGGTGCTGCTCTTCGTGGGGGTGGGGATTGGTTCGGCGGCGCGGTTGGAGTTCTGTTCCCTTGTGTTGGAATCACTCTGTCTTAGGATTAAATCAAACGACTAAGGCTTGGGAGTAGCAGTCGAGTTATATTTTTAGTTCTAGGTGTACCGGTAGTAGCCGGTGTTCGCACTCTTGTGATTGACTACTCTGAACGGTTGGTTGTCGATTTCGGAGGCGCAAAATGGTTCTGTACGTGCTACGTGTTGGGTTTCTGAATTATCACACTAACGTTCTGCTCTAATGAACTTTGCTGTGTTTTAGGTCCTCAGTGTTTGAGTGTCACTTGCAAACATCACTGTGACTGTGATTTGTCACTAAGGTCCTAAGTAGATTCACTAATGTGTGAGAGGGAGCTTCATCTTGACCTGCCAGATTTCTGTACTTAGTGCCTCAGTTTGTCCACGTTTCATCTCCTTTGTGTGTATTTCATGGTACTAGCAGAATGTCCGTGCTTTGTTACAGAATCAAAAAGAGTGATGAGTGAAAAAGAGAATCTTATTGCATTTTCCTAGCGAAAATTAATCATTTTCTTGCAAGTCGATGAAGGGGTGGTCTTACCTGTCAGATTGCAGTAATAGATTTAATCTCTAGTTTCAAAAGATATTCATCTTGGTTGGGGACTTTGATGGTTTTCATTTTTAACTTACTCTTAGGTTTTGTATAAATTTCACCGGTCGTTGGAATCTCACTCAGTCTATATATGATCGAGTGAAAATTAATTATGATGCTATCTTATATTCGTATACGGTTTGCTCTCTCCCTATCTTATTTCTGCATAATTTATGATCCTATCTTGAAGTAATTCTACATTGTGGCTTGTATATATTGTCGTACTGAAATATCAATGTATCAATTCATAGGCATGGATAGATACCAAAGGGTGGAGAAGCCTCGCAATGAGACACCAATTAGTGAGAATGAGATCAGGATCACTGCACAGGGGAGGATGAGGAACTATATCAGCTATGGGATGTCGTTGCTTGAGGTGACCCTACTACTATTACTTTCCTTTGGCTATGTTGTTATTTGAGGTAGAACATGCAGCAACCTTTTTTGTGCCATGTTTTAACAATTAACAGGACGCGCTTGCAAATTGACATTGTGGACAGTGAAGATATTTTTAGGGATACCCTGTATGTACTGCACTCATGCATATGCCTTTATTTATCACTAAGTGTTTCCTACCAATAGTAAGCTGTTCGGTTATCTTAAATTCTGCATCTGCTTGTACCCAGTTTTTATTGCTGCATAAGTCTAAAAAAGTACATGGCTCAAAAGGCCCCAAAATCTCTGTTATCTGCATTTTGTAAGCTTGTCTTATTCACACCTCTGCACAGCTCAATCAGAGGTATCTTTGGATTTTTAAGTTCGAAATCTGCTCTTATGATTAGTGGCTGTGCCAGGAATTCTATGAAGCCTGGGAAAACCTAACTAAAGCATATCCATATTCTCATATGTCGCCATCAAAATTGGCatcccaattttttttatatagaaacatGCCCAAAATGCATGTAAATATttatagatgaaaaaaaatgataatcagTATAATCAATTCAAGGTGCTAAATTCAATATTACTGCTGCCTCAACAATTCGCTAACACACCCAAGCACCTCacgaaacaaaaaaataattatatccaTGCAACATATAAGAAAATAATACATATTCATATTTAGAGTGAAGCATTTTGCTAATACATCCTACAAGGCGAATGCATTTTCTACATGTGGTGGTGAACCTTGGTCGGTCATGCTAAATTTATACATCGAAAAATTTCAAGACTTGTCTTATATATGAACtaagtattactccctccgtttcaggttataagactttttatcattgcccacattcatatagatgttaatgaatcttggtatacatatatgtctagattcattaacatatatatgaatgtaggcaatgctagaaagtcttataatatgaaacggaggaagtattatagCTTGTCCCTGAAACTATAGCACTGATTATTCAGTCTAATTCAAGACCGTGGTAAAGAATTGAAATTTAGTTGGTCAGTGTTTTTTATATTGTTTGATGCCTTGACTGTACATCTAAAATGATGCCTAGAGATGCATGGGAGATTGGGAGTTCGATGTACAAGTTCATGCATATGATACGAGAATGAGGCGTTAAGTTGGGACTGTGACTGTGAGACAGGCCATATAGGAAGCCGAGGATGGCAACAACCTgctagctgcagcctgcaggatCGCTGTTTGCTGGACACCCACCTTTGGCATTTACACATTGCCCGGGAACTACTCTATTTCAGGGAAAAATTAGCGTCGACCTCCAGGGATGTTACCATGAAGTCTGGGCAGCCACCTGTGCTGCCCGGAGGTGAATCTGCCTCTGCTTATGATTTAGGTTGGCATAGTACATCGTCAGTTGCCACTGTAGTACCGCAGAGGACCTCCTGGTCCTTCCAGTATTTCCTTGTGCTTCTTAATGTCTGTTACTGCTCCTGAACTTTCTGAATATTATCGCTTGTCGTTGTATCCATTACGTAGCATTTGATCCTGACTCCTGAAATATGTGTAGTTTGTCAGCCTGACAAATGTGCAAACATTCGTCCCATTCACTTGATTGTGTAGAAGATACCTTTGCCGTTTTCATATGCTATTTCTTCAGCTTGTTATGTACAGTGTTCCTTATTCTATAAGATGCCATCGTCAAAATGTTTGCATATGTCCCCTTATGCCAAAAAGTTTATTGGGTCGTCAGTGGTCAACAATGCTATATTTCCTCTTGTGGATCCTTATGCAGTCTCATGTTTTTTATTTAATCCTGGATAATGTGACTATATGTTCAATATGTTCATCCCCATATCTTCTTTTTCAGGAAAATGGGCATGATGAGATTGTCATCAAAGCTATGGGAAGAGCCATCAATAAGACAGTCATGGTTGTTGAATTGATCAAGGTTAGTGCTAAGTATCACTTCCACCTAGTAATATCTAATACCAAAGTTATTCTTTGTTTTTTCAACTTACTCTAAATTTTTTGTTCAGAGAAGGATCGGTGGTCTTCATCAGATTACATCTACTGAATCAATTGACATCACGGACACTTGGGAACCTTTGGAAGAAGGCCTTCTCCCGTAAGTATTTtttcagaagaaaaaagaaaaggaaagactTATCGTGAGCCATGACACTAGTGTACTGCTTACCACAGCCTAGAGACCACCCGGCATGTATCAATGATCGCCATAACATTATCCAAGAAAGCACTGGATACGTTATCTCCAGGGTAAGTTGAACCCTGTCCAGAGCTAATATGTTTTATCCACTTATTATTCACTTATTTGGTGCTGTATATTAATTTGAAACTGATAGTGAATATGTCTGATCATTGTCTGTTGATTAAATCCTTAGGTACCAGCCACCTATCCCAGCTGAAGAAGTGAGACCCGCTTTTGACTATGAACACGAAGGTATTGTTCTCGCATGATTCTGACTTCCTGCTTTAAATATGACTAGCACAACCATTT harbors:
- the LOC4349878 gene encoding 60S ribosomal protein L3-like yields the protein MSHRKFEHPRHGSLGFLPRKRSSRHRGKVKSFPKDDVNKPCHLTSFVGYKAGMTHIVREVEKPGSKLHKKETCEAVTIIETPPIVVVGLVAYVKTPRGLRSLNSVWAQHLSEEVRRRFYKNWCKSKKKAFTKYALKYDSDAGKKEIQMQLEKMKKYASVVRVIVHTQIRKMKGLKQKKAHLMEIQINGGTIADKVDYGYKFFEKEIPVDAVFQKDEMIDIIGVTKGKGYEGVVTRWGVTRLPRKTHRGLRKVACIGAWHPARVSYTVARAGQNGYHHRTEMNKKVYKIGKSGQESHAACTEFDRTEKDITPMGGFPHYGVVKGDYLMIKGCCVGPKKRVVTLRQSLLKQTSRLALEEIKLKFIDTSSKFGHGRFQTTDEKQRFFGKLKA
- the LOC4349880 gene encoding uncharacterized protein isoform X1; amino-acid sequence: MDRYQRVEKPRNETPISENEIRITAQGRMRNYISYGMSLLEENGHDEIVIKAMGRAINKTVMVVELIKRRIGGLHQITSTESIDITDTWEPLEEGLLPLETTRHVSMIAITLSKKALDTLSPGYQPPIPAEEVRPAFDYEHEESFPTNRGRGRGGGRRGRGRAMSNGPPAYDYGEEWEEEGDYYNYRGRGRGRFRGRGRGRGRGGYYGGGRRGGYGYDYGYGGRGDYYEDQGEYFEEPEDYPPPGRGRGRGRRGGGPGPFRGRGRGRGRF